Within the Setaria viridis chromosome 3, Setaria_viridis_v4.0, whole genome shotgun sequence genome, the region ccgccgtcgccggcccgtGGTTGGTGCTATGCAGCgtgacggcggaggcgggcgggcgggcggcgggcggcgggcggcgcggaggcgggcgggcggcggcggggcgcgagcgggagcggcgggccacggcgcggcgtggaggcggccggcggcgggcgcagcggtggcggcgggcggaaccggcgatCTGAGTGGTGACGggatagaggagagagaaaggggagagagaggagagagaatgagggtaggaggtgtaaaagtgccccataagcaaccataagcaactcaaaagttgcttatttgcttatgcataagcaacttataagcaagtttataagcaagagtgtttaggttataagcaacttatttgcttatttttaagttgcttatgaataAGCAAGCATAACCAAACAGGCTCTAACTCTATTTGGCGAGAGTTAGGAGGAGATATTGGGACAAGCTAAAAAATATTAGGAAAAGGGAAAACTATTGGAGAGAACTTTTCTCCCCCACTAGTAGTAGTTTTCTGAGGGAAGGGAGACTGGAGACGCTCGCAAAACTTGACCCAACGACTTGGCAGCCATTGGGCGCAACCCGAAGCAGTCTACAAGAGTTGTATAAATTTTCATTTTGCGCAACGTAACAACAGGGTAGTGGCGCAGTTGGTTAGCGCGTAGGTGAGTTATCCTGAGGGGGATCGAGAGTTCTAGTCTCTCTTACCCCAAATAAATTTGACGAAGCCATGATGAAATGCCCTGTGACACATGGGTCGTCACGATGTTGCATCTTCCGAGATGATGCCGGGCACCTCTGAGCTTTGtcgtacttttttttttaccctttttccttttcttattttccattTCTTATAATCCCATCCCGACAAATCTGGTCCGTTAATGTCTGATCCAGCAGCCACTTCCAATCGCGGAGCTCGTCGCCAAAATCCGCCCACGGGTCACAAGCCTCCGCCGCAGTCGCCACTGCTCGCaacgatgccgccgccgccgaaccctggcttcctcctcctccgctcccaaACCCTAACTCCTCGCTTCCGGCGAAGCCCCAGCTGCGACCCACTCCTTTGCCGGCCCAGGCGGTGCCtctccgcgcgcgcctccgccgcacAACTGTCCGCCGCGGGCGTCGCGACGGCGCAGCAACCTGAGCTTGGTTAGTTTTTagtttctctttctcttctgaTGCTTTTGTTTTCACTTCGGCTTTGGTCGGTGAATTCGCTGTAACTGTAGAGTGCGTTTTCGTTGCAGGGGTGGAGGATGCGGTGGTGGGCTTCGTCACCGGCAAGAGGAGGGCCACCGAAGTAGCCCACGCGTAGGTACTAGGCCTGCCACTGGGTATCCATCACCACTCCCCAAATCCACACCCATTTCAAATGGGGATGGTATGGGTACaaaattatatacccattagAAATAGGAATTAGAAATAGGGAGGAGAGGGCATGGGGAGGGTACAATTTATTCATCGGATACGTGTGTATGTAGCacaaagttaattatccattggatatggaTGTGATTAGGGAGGGTAaggagtggataataattatatagATTTGGGTGTGAACAAGAGTGGGTTTGTCCATACCCTCCCCAGTGGCAGGCCTAGTAGGTACTAGTCCCCATTGTTGATTAGATGTGTATGCTGTAAACTTCTATCCAACGCTGAAACATCATGGAATATTTTCTGAAGCTAGCCTTGCACTCCAATTTTAGCCTTATGTACTACTGAGAGCTGTGGAAGGAGATCTACTCCATTGCCCACAGTATAGAAATCAAGCGAGATGCGTAAAAGAAACTATCTCCATGTTTCTCCAGTAGCTAATTTTGTGTGTGTTTTTATGGTTAGGGTGTGGAGAAGTATTGTTCGGAAAGGGGATACAGTGGTTGATGCCACATGCGGGAATGGCAACGACACGCTTGCTTTGCTTAAGATGGTGGCTGATGAAAGAGCGCAGGGGTGTGTGTATGGGATGGACATTCAAGATTCGGCAATAGAGAGCACTTCCTCTTTTCTGAAAATGGCTGTGGATGATGACCATCAGGTGTGCATTTCAAGTAACTGCAGAAAACATGAACTCTGTTGCAACTTTCCtctggaagaaacaaaaaagggcATTCAGTTTTGACCTTAATATTTAGAATCAGATATTTCTGTACTTGTTGTGATTATGTTTCTTTTCTGTGGCAGCGGGAACTAGTAAAGCTATTTCCGATATGTCATAGTAGAATGGAGGAAATTGTTCCCAAAGATGCTCCTGTCAGGTGATCAAGGCCCTTCTATATTCATTTATATTTGAATGTTTCAACCTGTTTAGCGCTATAACTCAACAAAACAGTTTCCTGAATATGCCAGTCTGTAATTACAATCATAGACATGCTGATTCACTGTGGCACATTTGTTCTAGGCTTGTAGCTTTCAATTTGGGCTACCTTCCAGGAGGAGATAAAACGCTAATCACAGTACCTAGGACAACTGAGCTAGCATTGCAAGCTGCCAGCAGAATTCTCAGTTCTGGGGGACTAATAAGTGTTCTTGTCTACATCGGGCATCCAGGTGGAAGGTAAACACCAATTGCAAAAAAAGTGCCCATCTACTGTAATCTTGTTCTCTTATTACTGGTCGCAAAACATTTACAAGTATAACTATTCACAGCTCTAGACTCTGGAAGCAACGGATTTTTTGATTGAcaataaataaacaaaaaataTTTGCTGTTAGTTCTGCATGAATTTGACTTCCCGGCACAATCTGCTTGTTTAATGGAACACTGAATTCTGATCAAACATCACCTAATAGTTAGCTTATCATTTTTTTCTCTGATCCCTAGGGATGAACTCGATGTTGTTGAATCATTTGCGTCAAGCCTTCCGCTTGATACCTGGGCGAGCTGCAAACTTCAAATGGTCAATAGGCCAGTTGCTCCAGTACTCATTCTTCTGAACAAAAAGTGATCACAGTTTCAATAGAGCAGCACAATGTTGGGACTTGGGCATTGTGGGTGACCAGCACTCAGCATTTCGcagtgaccacacttgccaatGGAGCTCAGTACTACAACGTACCAAGGATTCAAATTTTAAGCTGGCATTGGTCGCATTTTGGTTGAGTCTGCTACATGGGGTGCACTGCTTGGCATTTGCACAAGCTTTGAGTGCAACTGCAGTGTGCTTTGTGCATAATTTTAATATCCCTCCTTATTTGTGCTGTCCTTTTCATAACTTGTAGAATTCTCCACTTGGTTGGCATTACAATTTACTTATAGCGGCAAGGGGTGCTTCTTAAATGTGTTAATGGGCTCCAGACAAATTTCCATAGCATTTGCTGCTGAAGCCATGTGTTCTTAAACATGAGTAGATGATTCCACCATAGACTAAATTCAAACTGCATTTACCATGTATATAGCAACCTGACTCCAACTCCAGCATTGGGCCAGTGCTTTAAAAAAGAGCGCTATCTCTGGCATGATAAACTCGACTCTTCCAACAAGAACATGAACAATTCTCATACGTACACTAAAAAATCATGCATTCCTGTGCCATACTAGATATTCCGTTCCGCCCATTATTACTTAATCTACTGTGCATGAAAGCATGTATTTAGGGCAACATGGAGGTTGAAGGTTGCAAGCTGCTAAGGAGTCGATGATCCATGCGCTGCTCATAACTTTGCCGCCAGAAGCTCAGGTCAAAGCCTGAGCATTAGCTTGGCTACGACTACCATCGAC harbors:
- the LOC117850939 gene encoding tRNA (mnm(5)s(2)U34)-methyltransferase, chloroplastic — protein: MPPPPNPGFLLLRSQTLTPRFRRSPSCDPLLCRPRRCLSARASAAQLSAAGVATAQQPELGVEDAVVGFVTGKRRATEVAHAVWRSIVRKGDTVVDATCGNGNDTLALLKMVADERAQGCVYGMDIQDSAIESTSSFLKMAVDDDHQRELVKLFPICHSRMEEIVPKDAPVRLVAFNLGYLPGGDKTLITVPRTTELALQAASRILSSGGLISVLVYIGHPGGRDELDVVESFASSLPLDTWASCKLQMVNRPVAPVLILLNKK